A window of Chloroflexota bacterium contains these coding sequences:
- a CDS encoding aromatic ring-hydroxylating dioxygenase subunit alpha → MLTKEQNDRLSLVGRGTPCGELMRRYWHPIAASSQLQGYGTRPIRLLGEDLVLYRDRSGTLGLVGDRCPHRRAGMVFGVPEQTGLRCAYHGWLFDESGACLEQPYETTEDPTSTFRSRVSIQAYPVQELGGMIFAYLGPQPAPLIPRWDLFVMDGPKEIGWAVIPCNWLQISENSLDPVHVEWLHQYFCNFVMEHLNRPEEVRRPSHHRFIAFDEFEHGIVKRRLCDDEGEDVQEWAVGHPHVFPNILKSGSVRHPVFQIRVPMDDTHTTYFWYSCHPARADLPEFDEIPFYEVPVAGLDEHGQLKWDLLDNNSGQDMVMWYTQGAITDRDQEHLGLSDKGVILFRKQLEENIRRVERGEDPMNTFRDPATNQRINLAVEESKLGNAFTIEPGKRRGGNASKYSPIFRAAEQALAKS, encoded by the coding sequence ATGCTTACAAAGGAACAGAACGACCGCCTCAGTCTGGTGGGACGCGGTACGCCGTGCGGCGAGCTGATGCGCCGCTATTGGCACCCCATCGCTGCGAGCTCCCAACTTCAGGGATACGGCACGCGCCCGATTCGGCTGCTGGGGGAGGACCTCGTCCTCTATCGCGATCGCAGTGGCACGCTGGGCCTCGTCGGCGACCGGTGCCCCCACCGCCGGGCCGGCATGGTTTTCGGAGTCCCGGAGCAGACGGGGCTGCGCTGCGCCTACCATGGCTGGCTCTTCGACGAGTCAGGCGCCTGTCTCGAGCAGCCGTACGAGACCACTGAGGACCCAACCTCGACCTTCCGGAGTCGGGTCAGCATTCAAGCGTATCCGGTGCAGGAGCTGGGCGGCATGATCTTCGCGTACCTGGGGCCGCAGCCCGCACCGCTCATTCCCCGCTGGGACCTCTTCGTCATGGATGGGCCGAAGGAGATCGGCTGGGCCGTGATCCCGTGCAACTGGCTGCAGATCAGCGAGAACTCGTTGGACCCGGTCCACGTGGAGTGGCTGCACCAGTACTTCTGCAACTTCGTCATGGAGCATTTGAACCGACCGGAAGAGGTCCGTCGACCGAGCCACCACCGATTCATCGCCTTCGACGAGTTCGAGCACGGCATCGTTAAGCGGCGGCTCTGCGACGACGAGGGCGAGGACGTACAGGAGTGGGCCGTAGGCCATCCCCACGTCTTCCCGAACATTCTGAAGAGCGGCAGCGTCCGCCACCCCGTGTTCCAGATTCGCGTGCCGATGGACGACACCCACACGACCTACTTCTGGTATAGCTGCCATCCCGCCCGAGCCGACCTGCCGGAATTCGATGAAATCCCCTTCTACGAAGTTCCGGTGGCCGGGCTCGACGAGCATGGCCAGCTCAAATGGGACCTCCTCGACAACAACAGCGGCCAGGACATGGTCATGTGGTACACGCAGGGCGCGATTACCGATCGGGACCAGGAGCACCTGGGCCTCTCCGACAAGGGCGTGATCCTCTTCCGCAAGCAACTCGAGGAGAACATCCGCCGAGTCGAGCGCGGTGAGGACCCCATGAACACGTTCCGCGACCCGGCCACGAATCAGCGGATCAATCTCGCGGTCGAGGAGAGTAAGCTCGGCAACGCCTTCACCATCGAACCCGGGAAGCGGCGCGGCGGAAACGCCAGCAAATACAGCCCCATATTCCGCGCGGCCGAACAGGCCCTCGCGAAGTCGTGA
- a CDS encoding Rieske 2Fe-2S domain-containing protein gives MLSKEDNELLTRVGPGTLMGDLMRQYWLPFLYSWEVEPDGPPLRVRLLSEDLIVFRDSRGRLGLLGAHCPHRGASLFFGRNEADGLRCVYHGWKFDVGGHCTDMPNEPPESTFKDKVRTVGYCAAEQGGVVFAYMGPRRDNPPPLPSFEWAEVPSSRLVHEYKCVQRCNWMQALEGDVDTAHVFFLHARLDASDSSGSGVFHQDRSPRLYLTETEYGLMYGARRVEGPGSAYWRTTQFLMPVYTLFPPVQPGVVPLHIWVPIDDEHTLTWGLRWAPGEDLSPADAVVPGGGGMTGVGPMMDEQHGKPYARWWPVANPDNDFLLDRSMQRTKSFTGIPTIRMQDAAMTTSMGAVMDRSAEHLGTTDTAIIKTRQRLLRAARALREQGLTPPEVDRPELYRVRSCVAVLPDDADWRAALEDWHFARTTAVSAAQAAAPRR, from the coding sequence ATGCTCTCGAAAGAAGACAACGAGCTCCTCACGCGCGTCGGTCCCGGTACGCTGATGGGCGACCTGATGCGGCAGTACTGGCTGCCGTTCCTCTACTCGTGGGAGGTGGAGCCGGACGGCCCGCCGCTCCGCGTTCGTCTCCTGAGCGAAGACCTCATCGTGTTCCGGGATTCCCGCGGTCGTCTCGGTCTGCTCGGCGCGCACTGCCCGCACCGCGGCGCCTCGCTCTTTTTCGGTCGCAACGAGGCGGATGGGCTTCGCTGCGTGTACCACGGCTGGAAGTTCGACGTTGGCGGTCACTGCACGGATATGCCCAACGAGCCCCCGGAGAGCACCTTCAAGGACAAGGTGCGCACGGTGGGATACTGCGCCGCCGAGCAAGGCGGCGTGGTCTTCGCGTACATGGGCCCCCGTCGCGACAACCCGCCGCCGCTTCCATCGTTCGAATGGGCGGAGGTGCCGTCGTCGCGGCTGGTCCACGAGTACAAATGCGTTCAGCGCTGCAACTGGATGCAGGCGCTGGAGGGCGACGTCGATACGGCCCACGTCTTCTTCCTCCACGCCCGCTTGGACGCGAGCGATTCCAGCGGCAGCGGCGTCTTTCATCAGGACCGGTCGCCGCGCCTCTATCTCACGGAGACGGAGTACGGCCTGATGTACGGGGCGCGACGGGTCGAAGGTCCGGGATCGGCGTACTGGCGGACGACGCAATTCCTCATGCCCGTCTACACGCTGTTTCCGCCCGTTCAGCCCGGCGTCGTCCCGTTGCACATCTGGGTGCCCATTGACGACGAGCATACCCTCACCTGGGGTCTCCGCTGGGCGCCCGGAGAAGATCTATCGCCCGCTGACGCGGTAGTTCCCGGAGGTGGGGGGATGACGGGCGTCGGGCCGATGATGGATGAGCAGCACGGCAAGCCGTATGCGCGGTGGTGGCCGGTGGCGAACCCGGATAACGATTTTTTGCTCGACCGCTCGATGCAGCGAACCAAGAGCTTCACGGGGATACCCACGATTCGGATGCAGGATGCCGCCATGACGACGAGTATGGGCGCCGTTATGGACCGAAGCGCCGAGCACCTCGGCACGACGGATACGGCGATCATCAAGACGCGTCAACGCCTCCTGCGCGCGGCCCGCGCCCTCCGCGAACAGGGGCTCACCCCACCCGAGGTAGATCGGCCAGAGCTCTATCGCGTCCGGTCGTGTGTCGCGGTTCTCCCGGACGACGCTGACTGGCGGGCGGCGCTGGAGGATTGGCACTTCGCGCGGACCACAGCGGTATCGGCTGCCCAGGCGGCGGCCCCGCGGCGATGA
- the glpX gene encoding class II fructose-bisphosphatase, translated as MAAQLDRNLALELVRATEAAAMAASRWMGRGDKESVDQSAVDAMRLVLQNVDMDGIVVIGEGEKDEAPMLYIGERIGNGNPPQVDVAVDPVDGTTLTANGLGGAISVVALAERDSLFFTHVPYMDKLVVGPQACGAIDLLAPPAENVRAVARAYGRDARDLTVVILSRPRNEELIQQVRATGARIRLIGDGDVAAGLMALLEGHTGIDMLMGIGGAPEGVITACTVRCLGGDMQARLWARDDGDRLLASSEGVDIGRVLTLDDLCSGENVFVAATGVTDGELLGGVRYSSTGAVTESIVMRSASGTVRRIEAQHNFSRLRKLAGPRY; from the coding sequence GCTGCACAACTGGACCGGAACCTCGCGCTCGAATTGGTCAGGGCAACCGAGGCCGCCGCGATGGCGGCCAGTCGATGGATGGGCCGTGGCGACAAGGAGTCGGTCGATCAGTCGGCCGTCGACGCCATGCGCCTTGTGCTCCAGAACGTCGATATGGACGGCATCGTCGTCATCGGCGAGGGAGAGAAGGATGAGGCGCCGATGCTCTACATCGGCGAGCGGATCGGCAACGGCAATCCGCCCCAGGTGGATGTCGCGGTCGATCCGGTCGACGGCACAACCCTGACGGCGAATGGGCTGGGTGGCGCCATCTCGGTCGTGGCCCTGGCCGAGCGCGACTCCCTCTTCTTCACCCACGTGCCGTACATGGACAAGCTCGTCGTCGGCCCGCAGGCGTGCGGCGCCATCGATCTGTTGGCTCCACCAGCCGAGAACGTCCGCGCCGTCGCGCGGGCCTATGGGCGCGACGCGCGAGACCTCACCGTCGTGATCCTCAGCCGGCCCCGAAACGAGGAGCTGATCCAGCAGGTGCGCGCGACGGGCGCCCGTATCCGGCTGATCGGAGACGGCGACGTCGCCGCGGGCCTCATGGCGCTTCTGGAAGGACACACGGGGATCGACATGCTGATGGGCATCGGCGGCGCGCCGGAGGGCGTCATCACCGCCTGCACCGTTCGCTGCCTCGGCGGCGATATGCAAGCGCGTCTCTGGGCGCGCGACGATGGAGACCGACTCCTCGCGTCGAGCGAAGGGGTCGACATCGGCCGAGTCCTCACCCTGGACGATCTCTGCAGCGGCGAGAATGTCTTCGTCGCGGCCACGGGCGTCACGGATGGGGAGCTGCTCGGCGGCGTGCGCTATTCCAGCACCGGCGCCGTGACCGAGTCGATCGTCATGCGCTCGGCCTCCGGCACCGTGCGGCGCATCGAGGCCCAGCATAATTTCTCACGGCTGCGCAAGCTCGCGGGGCCGCGCTACTAG
- a CDS encoding mechanosensitive ion channel domain-containing protein has product MARAVPRTRASADVPLDVVIATERIMQTLAARVVAACFVAVLVLVASRWARLAFDRATARTSADANVRLVTGRLVTGGILALGLVWVLGIMGLDQASILATFGAIGLALGLAVQDILKSFFAGLYLLFERPFLIGDEVQVRDYVGRVEHVGLRATELRTAENVRVVVPNAIVFAEVVSNRTHRTADADSKLREGR; this is encoded by the coding sequence GTGGCGCGCGCCGTCCCGCGCACCCGCGCCAGCGCTGACGTGCCCCTCGACGTCGTCATCGCCACCGAACGAATCATGCAGACGCTCGCTGCCCGCGTGGTGGCGGCGTGTTTCGTGGCTGTCCTCGTGCTCGTCGCCTCGCGCTGGGCGCGCCTTGCTTTCGACCGGGCAACCGCGCGCACCAGCGCCGACGCAAACGTTCGTCTCGTCACCGGGCGGCTGGTCACCGGCGGGATCCTCGCCCTCGGCCTCGTCTGGGTCCTGGGAATCATGGGCCTGGACCAGGCCAGTATCCTGGCGACGTTCGGAGCCATTGGGCTCGCCCTCGGCCTGGCGGTGCAGGACATTCTCAAGAGCTTCTTTGCCGGGTTGTACCTTCTCTTTGAGCGGCCCTTCCTGATCGGCGACGAGGTGCAGGTCCGCGACTATGTGGGGCGCGTCGAGCACGTGGGACTCCGCGCCACCGAGCTTCGAACCGCCGAGAACGTGCGCGTGGTCGTCCCCAACGCCATCGTCTTCGCGGAGGTCGTCAGCAACCGCACGCATCGCACGGCGGACGCCGACTCGAAGCTACGCGAGGGACGATAA
- a CDS encoding DUF929 family protein — translation MTARQHSARPQARRERRRAPARSLRLPFGRLLPVGVLALIVVGGGAYLLFGRQQDGTPLPSTAEMASVNRAITHIPADVFDTVGTGDLPNPLKAMTTEQPLGGADGKAALLYIGAEYCSYCAPQRWSLIAALSRFGEFGELQPTLSARGESYPEFPTYTFYRVQYNSPYLNLVALETGDRAKRPLQRISADQQSLLTLYDHVGTIPFVDIGNKYYAVGTGYDMNMLRDKSWRDVADGLADPTNPLTRAIVGNANYLTAAICQLTQNQPDSVCGSSAVASVVDKLPARPT, via the coding sequence ATGACCGCACGACAGCACTCAGCACGACCCCAGGCCCGTCGCGAGCGTCGACGCGCTCCGGCGCGATCGCTTCGCCTCCCGTTTGGGCGGCTGCTTCCTGTCGGGGTTCTTGCGCTCATCGTTGTTGGCGGCGGCGCCTATCTCCTCTTTGGACGCCAGCAAGATGGCACGCCGCTCCCATCCACCGCTGAGATGGCGAGCGTGAACAGAGCCATCACCCACATTCCGGCGGACGTGTTCGACACCGTTGGGACGGGCGATCTACCCAATCCACTCAAGGCTATGACGACCGAGCAGCCCCTCGGCGGGGCGGACGGCAAAGCCGCCCTCCTCTACATCGGCGCCGAGTACTGCTCGTATTGCGCCCCCCAGCGATGGAGTCTCATCGCCGCGCTGAGCCGCTTTGGGGAGTTCGGCGAGCTGCAGCCGACCCTCTCGGCGCGTGGCGAATCCTATCCGGAGTTCCCGACGTACACGTTCTACCGCGTTCAGTACAACAGCCCGTATCTCAATCTCGTGGCCCTGGAGACCGGTGACCGCGCCAAGCGTCCGCTCCAGCGCATCTCCGCGGATCAGCAGTCGCTCCTCACTCTGTACGACCACGTCGGCACGATCCCGTTTGTCGACATCGGGAACAAGTACTACGCGGTCGGCACCGGGTACGACATGAACATGCTGCGCGACAAGAGCTGGCGGGACGTGGCGGATGGACTCGCCGATCCCACCAACCCGCTGACGCGCGCCATCGTCGGCAACGCCAACTATCTGACCGCCGCGATCTGCCAGCTTACGCAGAACCAGCCTGACTCCGTGTGCGGCTCGTCCGCCGTCGCCAGCGTGGTCGACAAGCTGCCAGCCCGCCCGACGTGA
- a CDS encoding ABC transporter substrate-binding protein, with amino-acid sequence MDRIEERKRARRPRPFPPAWPARPLLLAWLAWLAACAPRGQDVAQHPSPTGDLADSRPLVIYVRVEPASIATRPFIQKGTGLHIPTRVFNALPALINDRGEPIPELLEALPQLNTDGWKVFPDGTMLTTYALRAGLTWHDGEPFTSDDYVFAWSVYSTPELALAGQPPFRAIDDVTAIDPTHFAIHWKVPFPDADILATYDLEFPPLPRHVLGPALDQVSDRGGDAVTSQPFWTREYVGLGPYRLDRWEPGAFIDAERFDGYALGRPKIPRLELRFSADQNVVVAALLAGDAQVATDSSIGQAAETLKQQWQESKAGTVLRWPNAWRYTAFQLRPELVTPRAILDERVRKAIAQSFNKQEISDAVYAGEAIFADSMIWTGSKWGAAVDDSIPTYPYDLRAVERRMGDAGYRKDSDGIFAGPDGRVSLELVSTEDPDNVREILVMAEQLKAAGFDVQQRVVPAAQAQNAQVRASFPTMQTSNTNMGEPAMNNLTSGQIPKPDNRWQGGNRGAWSNPDYDRIVNGFNQTLDHGERVSLVRQALQVYAEQLPAASLFFRAQPFAYAAGIVGPATAAPESNMAWNIQTWEYHAPRS; translated from the coding sequence ATGGATCGAATCGAGGAGCGGAAACGGGCGCGACGACCGCGGCCCTTTCCGCCCGCGTGGCCGGCACGGCCGCTGCTTCTCGCTTGGCTCGCGTGGCTCGCGGCATGCGCGCCACGGGGGCAGGACGTCGCTCAGCACCCATCGCCGACCGGAGATTTGGCCGACTCCAGACCCCTGGTGATCTACGTCCGCGTGGAGCCTGCCAGCATCGCGACGCGGCCCTTCATCCAGAAGGGAACGGGGCTCCACATCCCAACGCGCGTCTTCAACGCCCTCCCCGCCCTCATCAACGATCGTGGCGAGCCGATCCCGGAGCTGCTGGAGGCGCTGCCGCAGCTCAACACGGATGGCTGGAAGGTGTTCCCCGATGGCACGATGCTGACGACCTACGCGTTGCGCGCTGGCCTCACCTGGCACGACGGGGAGCCGTTCACGAGCGACGACTACGTGTTTGCCTGGAGCGTGTACTCGACGCCCGAGCTGGCGCTCGCCGGCCAGCCCCCATTCCGCGCCATCGACGACGTCACCGCCATCGATCCAACGCACTTCGCGATCCACTGGAAGGTGCCCTTTCCGGACGCCGACATTCTGGCCACCTACGACCTCGAATTTCCACCTTTGCCGCGCCACGTGCTCGGACCCGCCCTTGATCAGGTGTCCGATCGCGGCGGAGACGCGGTGACATCGCAACCCTTCTGGACTCGCGAGTACGTCGGGCTGGGGCCGTATCGCCTGGACCGCTGGGAGCCGGGCGCCTTCATCGACGCCGAGCGATTCGACGGGTACGCGCTGGGCCGGCCGAAGATCCCCCGACTCGAGCTTCGATTCAGCGCCGACCAGAACGTCGTCGTCGCGGCCCTGCTCGCCGGCGACGCCCAGGTGGCGACCGACAGCTCCATCGGTCAGGCAGCGGAGACCCTGAAGCAGCAGTGGCAGGAGAGCAAAGCCGGGACGGTGCTTCGGTGGCCGAACGCTTGGCGCTACACAGCATTCCAGCTTCGCCCGGAGCTCGTCACGCCACGCGCGATTCTCGACGAGCGGGTGCGCAAGGCCATCGCGCAGTCATTCAATAAACAGGAGATCAGCGACGCCGTGTACGCGGGGGAGGCGATCTTCGCTGACTCCATGATCTGGACGGGCTCGAAGTGGGGCGCCGCGGTCGACGACTCGATCCCGACCTATCCCTATGACCTCCGCGCCGTCGAGCGCCGAATGGGGGATGCCGGCTATCGGAAGGACTCGGACGGGATCTTCGCCGGCCCCGATGGCCGTGTGTCCCTCGAGCTGGTGTCGACAGAGGACCCAGACAACGTGCGCGAGATCCTCGTCATGGCAGAACAGCTCAAAGCGGCCGGGTTCGACGTGCAGCAGCGGGTCGTTCCGGCCGCGCAGGCCCAAAATGCCCAGGTGCGCGCGTCGTTCCCCACGATGCAGACCAGCAATACCAATATGGGCGAGCCGGCGATGAACAATCTGACGAGCGGCCAGATCCCGAAGCCGGACAATCGGTGGCAGGGCGGCAACCGGGGCGCATGGTCCAACCCCGACTACGACCGCATCGTGAACGGGTTCAATCAGACGCTGGACCACGGCGAGCGCGTCTCGCTCGTCCGCCAGGCGCTTCAGGTGTACGCGGAGCAGCTACCGGCCGCGTCGCTCTTCTTCCGCGCCCAGCCTTTTGCCTATGCCGCGGGCATCGTGGGTCCCGCGACCGCCGCGCCCGAGTCCAACATGGCGTGGAACATCCAGACCTGGGAGTACCACGCGCCGCGGAGCTAG
- a CDS encoding MFS transporter, giving the protein MQPPTDSRPASMGTRDSLRGLLRNRDFGFYVGVRVATMLGQSIQAAAVMWQVYDLSGSPVALAFVGIARFVPSLAISVLAGAIADTHDRRAVLALAQLSPLGTSAALWALTATGHASVPVIYACMAILGVTVSFEAPARQTLLPLVVPRESFQRAVAMATTVQQVASIFGPAGAGLAIAQSGVAPAYLMHVGLVLGGLVCIACIRIREADAVSGRLDLGMMKEGIHFIWSNRPVLGAMALDMFAVIFAGADALLPIYARDVLGVGAFGYGLLTSSKAVGALITAVGLSLSPPVRATGRTLMLMVTIYGAATIAFGLSTWFPLSLILYGLTAAADQVSVVMRQTIIQLDTPNALRGRVSAVNQVFVGASNQLGATESGLVAAWANSAVFAVVSGGVGCLATVALILVLIPSLWRHTLQPRVESPVPVA; this is encoded by the coding sequence GTGCAGCCCCCAACCGACTCGCGCCCAGCGTCCATGGGGACGAGGGATTCGCTGCGCGGCCTCCTACGCAATCGGGACTTCGGCTTCTACGTCGGCGTTCGCGTCGCCACGATGCTGGGCCAATCGATTCAAGCCGCCGCGGTCATGTGGCAGGTGTACGACCTGAGCGGCTCGCCCGTTGCACTCGCGTTCGTCGGAATCGCGCGCTTTGTCCCGAGCCTGGCCATCAGCGTGCTCGCCGGCGCGATAGCGGACACGCACGACCGACGCGCGGTCCTCGCATTGGCCCAGCTCTCGCCCCTGGGAACGTCGGCGGCGCTCTGGGCCCTCACCGCAACAGGCCACGCGAGCGTTCCGGTCATCTATGCCTGCATGGCGATCCTCGGGGTGACGGTGTCATTCGAGGCGCCGGCCCGACAGACCCTGCTTCCGCTGGTGGTGCCCAGAGAAAGCTTCCAACGCGCCGTCGCGATGGCCACCACGGTCCAGCAGGTGGCCAGCATCTTCGGTCCCGCCGGCGCCGGGCTGGCAATCGCCCAATCCGGCGTGGCGCCCGCCTATCTGATGCACGTTGGACTGGTGCTCGGCGGACTCGTGTGCATCGCCTGCATTCGAATCCGCGAGGCGGACGCGGTTTCTGGTCGGCTCGACCTCGGCATGATGAAGGAGGGCATTCACTTCATCTGGTCGAATCGGCCAGTGCTCGGCGCGATGGCGCTGGACATGTTCGCGGTGATCTTTGCCGGGGCTGATGCGCTGCTGCCCATCTACGCCCGCGACGTTCTCGGTGTCGGCGCATTCGGCTACGGCCTGCTCACCTCGTCGAAGGCGGTGGGCGCCCTCATCACCGCGGTCGGCCTCTCGCTCTCACCGCCGGTGCGCGCGACGGGCCGCACGCTGATGCTCATGGTGACCATATACGGCGCCGCCACCATCGCGTTTGGGCTCTCCACGTGGTTCCCCCTGTCCCTCATCCTCTACGGCCTGACGGCGGCGGCCGACCAGGTCAGCGTCGTCATGCGGCAGACGATCATCCAGCTCGACACGCCCAACGCGCTGCGCGGTCGAGTCAGCGCGGTGAATCAGGTGTTCGTGGGAGCGTCAAACCAGCTCGGGGCTACCGAGTCGGGCCTCGTGGCGGCGTGGGCCAACAGTGCCGTGTTCGCTGTGGTCTCCGGCGGCGTCGGGTGCCTGGCGACGGTGGCCCTGATCCTGGTCCTCATTCCCAGCCTCTGGCGCCATACGCTTCAGCCACGAGTCGAGAGCCCCGTCCCCGTCGCGTGA
- a CDS encoding nucleoside deaminase, with protein sequence MARSIELARLSAEHGSHPFGCVITANGALVAEAENAVVTEIDPTAHAEIMAIRRACKARGGLDLSDCTLYSSCEPCWMCSTAIRRVGIARVVFALTSATRSGGYSSAFAILTSPEPVGDFKPPEVVSGLMADASHAVWKAVGWPVQ encoded by the coding sequence ATGGCGCGCAGCATCGAGCTGGCCCGGCTCTCGGCTGAGCACGGGAGCCACCCGTTCGGCTGCGTGATCACCGCGAACGGCGCGCTGGTTGCCGAGGCCGAGAACGCGGTCGTAACGGAGATCGATCCGACTGCGCACGCGGAGATCATGGCCATCCGCCGAGCGTGCAAGGCGCGAGGCGGCCTGGATCTCTCCGACTGCACCCTGTACTCGAGCTGCGAGCCGTGCTGGATGTGCTCGACCGCGATTCGTCGGGTGGGTATTGCGCGCGTGGTGTTCGCGCTCACGTCGGCCACGCGGAGCGGAGGCTATTCCAGCGCGTTCGCGATCCTGACCAGCCCGGAGCCCGTCGGGGACTTCAAGCCGCCGGAGGTGGTGTCGGGGCTCATGGCGGACGCATCTCACGCGGTCTGGAAGGCTGTCGGGTGGCCGGTGCAATGA
- a CDS encoding VOC family protein: MLEDQRPGTVYWIDHYVVGSDDLDRWANFQVNVLGARPLPHVGPPGRRMILFQDLTSCCHHGAMLSPDPLPPSAGLGKGLPRHGLYIRQADIDTHLRRLDQFNVPHLDPMRTSAEGDEGISIAWEDPDGNQFEFWAPDRLPPGAMAEETSVGVGRISHGVYESRDLQRAAAHFSKYCALEPMVSADIPSDTLVLPLVGGARIVYKKVESFGQRTGGWGKLHAAHAALVVRDEDFFPNYELMWENVPEWQWDPEAHGFVGAGADLPARTSRHGSPGGIQWFQVRGRGDDWYDWDTNCFHFMGGAPRDESFVTYDPHTMDWHFPQYMKAKGLST, from the coding sequence ATGCTCGAAGATCAGCGTCCAGGAACCGTGTACTGGATCGACCACTATGTCGTCGGAAGCGACGATCTGGACCGATGGGCAAACTTCCAGGTGAACGTCCTGGGCGCGCGTCCGCTGCCGCACGTAGGCCCGCCCGGTCGACGGATGATCCTCTTCCAGGATCTAACGAGCTGCTGCCATCACGGGGCCATGCTGAGCCCGGATCCGCTGCCGCCGAGCGCGGGGCTGGGGAAGGGGCTCCCGCGACACGGCCTCTACATCCGCCAGGCGGACATCGACACGCACCTTCGGCGACTCGACCAGTTCAACGTGCCACATCTCGATCCCATGCGGACCTCTGCCGAGGGCGACGAAGGGATCTCCATCGCCTGGGAGGATCCGGATGGCAACCAGTTCGAGTTCTGGGCGCCCGATCGCCTGCCGCCCGGGGCGATGGCGGAGGAGACGTCTGTCGGGGTCGGCCGAATCAGCCACGGCGTCTACGAGAGCCGGGACCTGCAGCGCGCAGCCGCTCACTTCTCAAAGTACTGCGCCCTCGAGCCGATGGTCAGCGCGGACATCCCGTCGGACACGCTCGTGCTGCCGCTGGTTGGCGGGGCGCGCATCGTCTACAAAAAGGTCGAGTCCTTTGGTCAGCGCACGGGAGGCTGGGGCAAGCTCCACGCGGCCCATGCTGCGCTCGTCGTGCGGGACGAAGACTTCTTCCCGAACTATGAGCTCATGTGGGAGAACGTTCCCGAGTGGCAGTGGGACCCCGAGGCGCACGGCTTCGTCGGCGCGGGCGCAGACCTTCCCGCGCGCACGTCGCGCCACGGCAGTCCGGGTGGGATCCAGTGGTTCCAGGTGCGCGGGCGCGGGGACGACTGGTACGACTGGGATACCAACTGCTTCCACTTCATGGGCGGCGCGCCGCGCGACGAGTCCTTCGTGACCTATGACCCGCACACGATGGATTGGCACTTCCCTCAATATATGAAGGCGAAGGGCCTGTCCACCTGA